In the Flavobacterium sp. 90 genome, TTCGATTCCAGTTGTGATTGTTGAACCTATTCTATTAAAGAAACTGGTTCATAATTATGCAAACGGAAAAACCAGTACAGTTGAATTATTATATAAAGATAATAAAATAGTGTCGGACAAAGATGACTCTAACCTTACATTTTATACTTACACAGGAGATGTAATTACAAAAATTGAGAAAGCCGACGTTTCGGGAGCTGTTTATCTTACTAGAGAGTATTTTTATACAAATGGAAAGTTAGATTACATTTTTAGTAATGAGTTTGGAAATTACTATTTAACAAAATACGTATATAATAGTAATGGCAGTATTTTTTATAACAAATTAAATAGTGACAGTTCAAAAAGAGAGATAGGAGAAACAGGAATGACGGGAAGATATACTTTTTTAGCAGGCAATTTAATTAGAGAGCAAGTCTATAATGGTGATTTTGAAAGTGAGATTACTTATGAATTTGATGCTAAAAATAATCCTAGACTTAATGTTTTGGGCTTTAATTTGCTAGTAGATAATCTGCAAGGATTCGCTGTTAATAACGTAACTAATAGAACTGCTAAAGTCATTAGTCCTAATGTGACGATACCTGAGATAATAAGCTATAGTTATGAATACAATGCTAATGGTTATCCAACAAAGAGAACCGAAACTAAACAAGTAGGAAATGTAACAACTACAGAAACATCTTTCTATAGTTACTAAATTGATAGTAAATGTTTATGACGATAAGATAATTTAGTAAGTATCAAATAAATTAAAACAGTTGTGAGAACCTTTTTGTAACTGTTTTTTTGTTTATAAATCAGATTTGAATATTAGTTGCGATGCAATTGTGTGACGAAATTAAGGACTGTTTCTAATAGTTTTTTTTCAGCTAAATGAATCATCTTACCAACCTAAAAGATTTCTTAGAGAGCGAAAAAAGCCTGTAATCAAATTAATAAAATTCTCAGTTTTAAAAGAATTGTAACGAACTTGAATTAAGTGTTGTTTTAGAGGTTATAAGATACAAAGAGTCTTTTGTTATGCTATAACCTGACAAAGTGAATATTTATTAATATAATGTCGTCGAGCTAATTTTATCCTAATCTCTTTTGCAGGTTCTTCTTTAACGATGTCTTTATTTGTAGATTTGAGGATAAGACATAAAAAAAGCCCTGAAGAAATTTCTTCAGGGCTTTTCGATATTTTGTAGAGATTATTTTATTTTGAAAGTAACTCTTCTTGCCAATCTTCTAGCTTCTTCCGAGTCTTTTTGGATTGATGTATCAGCGCCTGCACCAACAACATTTAATCTTGAAGATGCAATTCCGGCTTTTTCAAGTATAGTTTTAACGTTAGTAGCTCTTGTGTTTGATAATTTTTCATTGTACTCAGATTTTCCAACCTGGTCAGCATAACCAATGATGTCTAGAGATGCAGAAGGGTTTTTTCTTAAATAAGTCAAAACAACATCAATTGCAGCAGTTGAATTTTCGATAGGAGTAGCTTTGTTGAAATCAAAATAAACGCTGTAATACTGAGCATCAATCATTTCTTTAAGTAAATCTTTATCATTTACAATTGTTGTGGTTACTGGTTTTTCTACAATTACTTGTTTCTCCGGTATTTTACTTACCAACGTTTCAAGATTTGCTATTTTGTTTTCTAATGCAGAGCTATCAAAATCATGAGAAATAACAGTCCAGTCAGCATGTTTTGCGTTTTTACCTAAGTAAACATTTAAACCAATAGTTCCATTAAAAAGTACCCCGGTAAAACCTCTTGATTCTATAGGGCACGCACAGTCAAAAGTATAATCTTGTGAAGCGTTTACAATAGTTGTGAAATCACCAGTTAAAGCAAATCTGTCAGATAATCTGATTTGACCTGTAATACCAGCAATGAAATTTCCCATTTTGTCTTTAACGTGCAAATCTTTGTTTTCTAACTGAGCCAAACCAAAACCTGCATGACCTAATAGACCAATTGTTTTAGTCCATGTTTCGAAATTCATGATACGCCCTAAGTTAGCAACAGCTTGTAAATCTACTCTGTAGTATTTTGAATCAAAATCTATTGAGTTGTTTTTTCCTGTAAAACTGTTGTATCCAAAATCAGCTTTTAAACCAAATTTGTTGTTAAACATATAACGAACTCCTAAATCTCCTACCCACGGACTAGGTGTGCTTGTAAAATAGCCTTCGGTCATTGGACTTTGAGGTTTGTTTACCCCTCCGGCTATTTCAACAGACCACTTGTTATAGTTGTTTGCAGTATTTTCTGTTTGTGCATTTACATGAATTAGTCCCAATGCAAACGCCAGAGTCATAACAATTTTTTTCATTGTAATTTGAGTTTTAAAATTTACTCAAACAAACAATTTTTTATAAGAAATAACTTCCAGAATAAGTCATAAATACAACAGAATAAGGTTATTGGTGTTTCCCCTCTTGTTTATTCGTTCATTAACTCCTGAAAGAAATCAACAAATTGCCCCAAATGTAAACCATCCATTAAGCCATGATGAACATGAGTTGACATTGCAATTGTTCTTTTTCCGGTTTCTGAAGTAATCATTTTGCCAAAAGATACTTTAGGACAACTATCTGGAAAAGTGTAACTTCTTGCATGAGAAAGAGAAGTGAAATTCAACCAGGGAATTGCCGAGAAATGTATGACATTATCGTCATCAAACGATCTTGTAAAAAGCCCGGTTGTGGTTTGAATACGTTCAATTTCGGCCAAAGCATTTTGCTCGAATATTCTAAAATCGGGATTGTATTCGATTAGCGAAAATCCAAAAGTGCCATCTTCACGACCAATTGTTGCAGAAACATCAATGCGATCATTTATATAGATTTTGTCATCGGCAATTCGGTATTTAAAATTTTCGATCGAGTTTACAGCAACTAATGTTTTATGTAAGTAATAAATGAAGAAAGAAGCTTTGAGTTCTTTTGCTGTTTGATAAGCTTTGGTGCAATCAATTTCAACGGTAGCACCAAAAAAAGGTTCTTCCATTTTACAGAAATGTGCGAAATGCTCTTTTCTATTCCAGTTTTCTAAATCTAAAAGTGTTTTCATTATAGTAAATTATGGACTATTTCGGTAATTTTTTCGAATGAACTAAAATGATCATGTTCTACCTTATGACTTATTTTTTCGTGTTCCCAAGTAGTATGAAACGGAATATGAACGGCGTAACCTCCAATTTCAAGAACAGGTAAAACATCCGATTTTAATGAATTTCCAATCATTAAAAATTCATGTGGCTGAATGTCCAGACGACCTAATAGTTTTTGATAGTCAATTTCTTGTTTGTCCGACATTACTTCGATATGATGAAAATAATGTCCTAAACCAGAACGATGCAACTTGCTGTGTTGGTCTTTTAAATCTCCTTTTGTGGCAACAACCAGTTTGTATTTTCCATGCAAAGATTGCAATGTTTCTTCGATTCCGTCCAAGAGCTCGATTGGTTTCTCAAGTAATTCTTTTCCGTATTGAATGATTTTTTCGATAACCTCAATCGGAATTGTATTGTTCGAAATATTCATTGCAGCTTCAATCATCGAAAGAATATATCCTTTGATTCCGTAACCGTATAAAGGTAAATTCTCGATTTCGATCTTGAATAATTCCTGCGAAATTCCCTGATGCGAAAGATAATCTTCCATCAAAGCACAAAATTTATGCTCAGTTTCCTGAAAGTAAGGTTCGTTTACAAACAGAGTGTCATCGGCATCAAATGCGATTACTTTTAAATTCGGTATTTTGCTTTTATGTAACATGATGTTTTTTGTTTCAAGTTTGTTTTGTTTCAGGCTTTTTTGCCACGAATTACACGAATTGGCACTAATTTTTTTGCCACAGATTAAAAGGATTACAAAGATTTAAAAAGAATCTGCTCAATCTGCTCAATCTGCGAGAGATTTTTTTTCGCAATAAATTAAAAATCAATCTGCGTAAATCTGTTTAAACCCGCATCATCCGTGTACCATTTCTCAATGCTAATTCTTAGAAAACAATCCCTTAAAAGAAATAGCTTTATCGTAAAATGTAATTCTAATTCCGAATAGCAAAATGATTCCGCCAAAAACCATTTGTAAAGTTATTTGTTCTTCCAAAAACAACCAAGCTAATATAGAAGTAATTACAGCCTGACTCAATAAACTTAGCGAAACTCGGGTTGCGCGCATATGTTGTGTTGCATAACTGATAGAAAGCCAAGCGCATAATTGACAAATAACCGCTTGAAGTACTAACACAAACCAACCCGTATCTGAGAATCCTGTAAAAGGCTGATCTAAGCAATAACAAAGTATTCCTAGATAAACACTTGACGCGAATAAACTAATGGTCATAAACGAAAGAACATCAACATTTGAAAGTGCTTTTTTACTAACCAAAAGATAAATCGAATATAAGATTCCGGATAAAACGGCGAATAGAAAAGCCTGATCAAAATTCAAATCCATAAAAAAGCTAAAACCAACCAAAGTGATCATTCCAAATAGTGAAACAACGGTTCCGATCCAGAAATTTGTAGCAGGTTTTATCTTTAAGAAAAAGAAAGAACCAATCCCAACCCAAAGCGGAGATAAATTCGTCAGCAATGAAGCCTGAGTGGCACTTGAATCCTGAATGGCGATATTCCAAACGGCAACATCTGATGAGAATAAAATGCCACAAAGTACCGCGAGAAGCAAGAATTTTGTCTTCGGCATTTTGAAGCTTTTTGTAATAAGCACATAAGGCAAAAGTAAAATCACCGCAAAAGTCATTCGATAAAAAGCCGAAATTAATCCAGGTGCTAATTTAAGTTTTATCAATATCGGGAAGATCGAAATACAAAGTATTCCGCAGATTAAGGCTAATCTTGGTTTGGTGATTTTCATTATTTGTTATATAAAAGAACTAAAGATTTTATATTATTTTAGGATCAATAACTTCAATGTTAATTTTTGAATAATTAAGTAGTTCCTTCATTAATAAATAAACCTTCGTTGATTTTTCTGCAGGAAAATAATCATCTTTGTTCAAATCTGCTTTTTCCGCTCGTTCGATAGCTTTTAAAATATATTCGGGATTTAAATATCCTTTAGGATAGTTTTTGATTTTTGAATCTGTATGTTTTGTTCCAAGTTCTGTTTTTGATTCTCTACTAGTTTTACATAAAATGTTTTCTGGCTCATCCAAATGAAATAATAGCCAGATCTCAAAACAATAATTGCTTATAAATAAATCAGCATCAATAAGACTTTCACAATATTCTTTTAATTCAGGATATTCTTCTTTTGGATGTTGATCTACATCGAGTACAAATCTAAATTTGTCATCTGCCGAAGGAGTTACAGGTAAGTCTTTAGGAGGGTTTTCGATGAAAGATTTTGCTCTCTCTATTAATTTTTTTGGTTGAGACCCTATGATATTAGTGTCTTTTTCAAAAACATGTAAAATACTTGCTTTTTTAGGTTCAAAAAATAAATTATTAAAAGTTCCGAAATATTTGGGTTCCTTGTCTTCTCCTTCATAAACAATGAAGAATTTAGTTGCATCTTTAAATGATTCCTTTTTATTGTAATCACCTAATGTGTATCTTTTACGCTCCATCTATATAGCATTTTCTTCAATAATTAATTTCGAAAAATCTCCTAAAAATGGAATTCCCCCATATCTTCCTTCTAAATAACCTCTTTCTAAAACTTTGTCTCCTCTTGGATTAAAATTGCTTAACGGATAAAATTCAGTACTTCCGTCCGATTTTTTTTCAGTAAACCATATTTCATCTCTTCTTAATAATTCATCATCTAATAAATGACTCTCGTGAGTTGTGAAAATTAATTGACTATTAGTTTTTGAATTTAATGAATATGTTTTTAAGAGTTCTTTAGCTAATAAAGGATGCATACTTCTTTCTAATTCATCTATAATATATACAAAATCATCTTCATGCAATAATTCTTCGAAAGCAGGAGCTAGTTCGAATAAACGATTTGTACCATCTGATTCTTCAGAAAATTCAAATGTTAAATTTGAATTTTCGTGTTTTGTGCATAACATAAGAACATAATATTCATTGTTTTCTTTTATAAAGCTGTAATGCTTATTTCTGTAAATGAAAACAACTGTTTTTTGTTTTTTATTATCCGCAATGTCTTGGGTAGTAGATTCTACTTGATCAATGAGATTATTTTTCATGTTTACATCATCTAAGCCAAAAAACAAATCAGCTTTTATTTTTTGCATTACAATTTTTTCAATTCCTGTTTTGCTGTTTGAAAGTATTTTATTTGCAAAATCTAATTTTTTAGTTCCTAAGAAAACTGACTCGGTGAATGTAATATTTATAGAATTTGGAAAAACTAAATTAAGTTTTGAAAACGCTTCGGAGATTTTATCTAAAATAGTATCGCTTTCCAAAAGCAAATAGCAATTATTTAGAACAGTTTCATTGTCTTTAAGTTGTTTTTTAAGGAATTTTTTAGCGAATGAAATATCATCTTTGTTTTTAAAGTACTTTCCAAATACTACTTCATTATTATCTCTTTTGAATAGTAATTCTTCTTGGTTTTTCTTTACTGAGTTTATTAAATAAAGCCATTCATGTGTTATTTTTCCTTTAAAAATTTCTACAGCATAATCAAAATGAGTGTCTTGATATTCATATTCGATTCGAAAAGTTGAAGGCTTTTCTAAGTAGGTTTTGTCAAGTCTGAATCTTTTACTTTGAGGTACTAATAGTTCAACATCATTTATTACGATAGATTTCAAAAATGCAATCGCTCTTACTAAATTACTTTTCCCCGCAGCATTTGCACCATAAATTGCTGCAGTTTTTAAAACTTCAACTCCTGATTTAGTTTTTTTTATATGATTTGTAAGTTGACGAGAACCATTTCCTCTTGCAGGTAGCATATTGAATTCTGTCTCATCTTTAAAAGACATAAAATTACTGACAACAAAACGGATTAACATGATTTTACGATTTTTTCGTTAAAAATTGAAATATATAGATCAAATAAACGAAATTATTTTATTTCTTATTGTCTTTATTACGGTTTTTTCGAAATAATTAACTTTAGAGTGATTTTTTTACTTAAATGCAGGAATCAATTTGGTTTTAATTAAATCCTGCATTGTTAAGTATTAAGCATTCATAATTTTCTTGCAGGCATTATTAATTTCTTTGTCTGTAAAGGAACCAAGAGCATTTGCCAACAATTTGCTTGTTCTAATCGAACTTACCATTCTAATGCGGAGATCTTGGTCATCGCCCATTTCGGTTAAGAGAATTGTCTCGAAAATTTCGGACAAATACTCCGGTTGATCTCTAAAATCTTCTTCATACCAAAGGCCTGAAAGGAATTCTGCCATTGCCGTTATTACATCTGGCTCCGATGTTTTTTCATTTTCTTTTTGCATATTCGAAAATATTAAACGCACGAAACCCTCGCTTTAGATGTGCAAAAATACCCGTAAGGATAGAATTTCCATTGTTTCCGCAGGAACATCGTGGCGAGGGAATCGCTTATGTTAATTTTAAAGTTTCAAGGATTGCTCCTTACTGTATTTTTGCAAGACAAACTTACAATTATAAACCCAACTAAAAAGAAAAAACATGAGAAATTTCTTATTTTAATGTTTTGGTTTTTTGACATTTTAATTAAGATTTTTAGAAATCTTATATTTTAAGTTTAGCCAAAGAATACCAAATTATTTCTTTTTTAGCCATTCTCTCATTTCTGAAA is a window encoding:
- a CDS encoding AAA family ATPase; its protein translation is MLIRFVVSNFMSFKDETEFNMLPARGNGSRQLTNHIKKTKSGVEVLKTAAIYGANAAGKSNLVRAIAFLKSIVINDVELLVPQSKRFRLDKTYLEKPSTFRIEYEYQDTHFDYAVEIFKGKITHEWLYLINSVKKNQEELLFKRDNNEVVFGKYFKNKDDISFAKKFLKKQLKDNETVLNNCYLLLESDTILDKISEAFSKLNLVFPNSINITFTESVFLGTKKLDFANKILSNSKTGIEKIVMQKIKADLFFGLDDVNMKNNLIDQVESTTQDIADNKKQKTVVFIYRNKHYSFIKENNEYYVLMLCTKHENSNLTFEFSEESDGTNRLFELAPAFEELLHEDDFVYIIDELERSMHPLLAKELLKTYSLNSKTNSQLIFTTHESHLLDDELLRRDEIWFTEKKSDGSTEFYPLSNFNPRGDKVLERGYLEGRYGGIPFLGDFSKLIIEENAI
- a CDS encoding DMT family transporter; the encoded protein is MKITKPRLALICGILCISIFPILIKLKLAPGLISAFYRMTFAVILLLPYVLITKSFKMPKTKFLLLAVLCGILFSSDVAVWNIAIQDSSATQASLLTNLSPLWVGIGSFFFLKIKPATNFWIGTVVSLFGMITLVGFSFFMDLNFDQAFLFAVLSGILYSIYLLVSKKALSNVDVLSFMTISLFASSVYLGILCYCLDQPFTGFSDTGWFVLVLQAVICQLCAWLSISYATQHMRATRVSLSLLSQAVITSILAWLFLEEQITLQMVFGGIILLFGIRITFYDKAISFKGLFSKN
- a CDS encoding HAD family hydrolase; amino-acid sequence: MLHKSKIPNLKVIAFDADDTLFVNEPYFQETEHKFCALMEDYLSHQGISQELFKIEIENLPLYGYGIKGYILSMIEAAMNISNNTIPIEVIEKIIQYGKELLEKPIELLDGIEETLQSLHGKYKLVVATKGDLKDQHSKLHRSGLGHYFHHIEVMSDKQEIDYQKLLGRLDIQPHEFLMIGNSLKSDVLPVLEIGGYAVHIPFHTTWEHEKISHKVEHDHFSSFEKITEIVHNLL
- a CDS encoding RloB family protein codes for the protein MERKRYTLGDYNKKESFKDATKFFIVYEGEDKEPKYFGTFNNLFFEPKKASILHVFEKDTNIIGSQPKKLIERAKSFIENPPKDLPVTPSADDKFRFVLDVDQHPKEEYPELKEYCESLIDADLFISNYCFEIWLLFHLDEPENILCKTSRESKTELGTKHTDSKIKNYPKGYLNPEYILKAIERAEKADLNKDDYFPAEKSTKVYLLMKELLNYSKINIEVIDPKII
- a CDS encoding OmpA family protein; translated protein: MKKIVMTLAFALGLIHVNAQTENTANNYNKWSVEIAGGVNKPQSPMTEGYFTSTPSPWVGDLGVRYMFNNKFGLKADFGYNSFTGKNNSIDFDSKYYRVDLQAVANLGRIMNFETWTKTIGLLGHAGFGLAQLENKDLHVKDKMGNFIAGITGQIRLSDRFALTGDFTTIVNASQDYTFDCACPIESRGFTGVLFNGTIGLNVYLGKNAKHADWTVISHDFDSSALENKIANLETLVSKIPEKQVIVEKPVTTTIVNDKDLLKEMIDAQYYSVYFDFNKATPIENSTAAIDVVLTYLRKNPSASLDIIGYADQVGKSEYNEKLSNTRATNVKTILEKAGIASSRLNVVGAGADTSIQKDSEEARRLARRVTFKIK
- a CDS encoding chloramphenicol acetyltransferase codes for the protein MKTLLDLENWNRKEHFAHFCKMEEPFFGATVEIDCTKAYQTAKELKASFFIYYLHKTLVAVNSIENFKYRIADDKIYINDRIDVSATIGREDGTFGFSLIEYNPDFRIFEQNALAEIERIQTTTGLFTRSFDDDNVIHFSAIPWLNFTSLSHARSYTFPDSCPKVSFGKMITSETGKRTIAMSTHVHHGLMDGLHLGQFVDFFQELMNE